The Anoplopoma fimbria isolate UVic2021 breed Golden Eagle Sablefish chromosome 5, Afim_UVic_2022, whole genome shotgun sequence genome contains a region encoding:
- the rbp4 gene encoding retinol-binding protein 4 — translation MLRYVVALCLLALSWAQDCEVASIQVMQNFDRTRYAGTWYAVGKKDPEGLFLLDNIVAQFIIAPDGKMTATAEGRVIILNQWEMCASMFATFEDTTDPAKFRMRYWGAAAYLQTGNDEHWVIDTDYENYAIHYSCRQVDSDGTCLDSYSFIFSRHPTGLRAEDQFNVVQKKRDLCLLGKYRRVVHTGFCEASQSVTPSNV, via the exons ATGCTGAGGTACGTTGTGGCTCTCTGTCTCCTGGCTCTGTCCTGGGCACAGGACTGCGAGGTGGCCAGCATCCAGGTCATGCAGAACTTTGACAGGACAAGG TATGCAGGGACATGGTACGCTGTAGGAAAGAAGGACCCAGAGGGTTTGTTCTTACTTGACAACATCGTGGCCCAATTTATAATTGCACCTGATGGCAAAATGACCGCCACCGCTGAGGGCAGAGTTATCATCCTCAA CCAATGGGAAATGTGTGCCAGCATGTTCGCCACCTTTGAGGATACCACTGACCCTGCCAAGTTCAGGATGAGGTACTGGGGAGCTGCAGCTTACCTGCAGACCGGAA ACGATGAGCATTGGGTGATTGACACCGACTATGAGAACTACGCCATCCACTACTCCTGCAGACAGGTAGACTCGGACGGCACTTGCCTGGACAGctactctttcattttctctcgtCATCCGACCGGTCTGAGGGCGGAGGACCAGTTCAATGTCGTCCAGAAGAAGAGGGACCTCTGCCTGCTGGGCAAATACAGACGCGTTGTACACACAG GCTTCTGCGAGGCCAGCCAATCTGTCACTCCTAGTAATGTTTAA